A single window of Marivivens aquimaris DNA harbors:
- a CDS encoding WYL domain-containing protein, which translates to MILLEAQPHELPPQVQICRMKYSHQINPFSIRIVNVWTMRAESSITRRMSLKALKHAQRERILFLDQCLTWRGQANRRDLIERFNISMAQAAVDFRTYLSLTNTPPVYDATEKAYFSTGDHCALTEAGPEQVFELLDGKATSLGASIPLPTRVMDSTVVAQLYRAMNGERDIQITYTSMTSGLSNPQWISPVQFHFDGEAIYLRAWSYNHEAYRDYLPIRITKQIDMKTRERPAPLPFDTDWNSLVRLWIRPRSDLSDAQARAVRLEYGFDDKTHLLIETRKALVFYVVRRWRLNQEKARLELEITEEVDN; encoded by the coding sequence ATGATCCTCCTCGAGGCTCAACCCCATGAACTGCCGCCCCAGGTGCAGATCTGCCGTATGAAGTATTCGCATCAGATCAATCCATTTTCTATACGTATAGTAAATGTATGGACTATGCGAGCGGAGTCAAGTATTACTCGGCGTATGAGCCTGAAAGCCCTCAAGCACGCGCAACGTGAGCGAATTTTGTTCCTCGACCAATGTCTGACCTGGAGAGGTCAGGCGAACCGCCGCGACTTGATCGAACGCTTCAATATCTCGATGGCACAGGCTGCCGTTGACTTTCGAACCTATCTTTCTCTGACGAATACGCCGCCAGTCTACGATGCCACAGAGAAGGCCTATTTCTCGACCGGCGACCACTGCGCATTGACTGAGGCTGGCCCGGAACAAGTTTTCGAATTACTTGATGGCAAGGCGACATCGCTTGGCGCGAGCATCCCGCTTCCCACTCGCGTGATGGATTCCACCGTTGTCGCACAGCTCTACCGCGCCATGAACGGCGAACGAGACATCCAGATTACCTACACCTCGATGACAAGCGGCCTCTCCAACCCGCAGTGGATCAGTCCAGTTCAGTTTCATTTTGACGGAGAGGCAATTTATCTCCGCGCCTGGAGCTATAATCACGAGGCGTACCGCGATTATCTCCCAATACGAATAACGAAACAAATCGACATGAAAACGCGGGAGAGGCCTGCTCCCCTGCCTTTTGACACGGACTGGAACAGCTTGGTGCGCTTGTGGATACGTCCGCGTTCAGATCTATCTGATGCACAAGCTCGAGCCGTCCGGCTGGAGTACGGCTTTGACGACAAGACGCATTTACTGATCGAAACTCGCAAGGCGCTCGTGTTTTATGTCGTTAGAAGATGGCGGCTGAATCAGGAAAAGGCGCGGCTCGAGTTGGAAATAACGGAAGAGGTGGATAACTGA
- a CDS encoding exonuclease SbcCD subunit D — MGLSLEEDHEVILGQILETLVADRVDVLVIAGDVFDRASPPNSSIRQFNRFLKRVAEETEAAVVMISGNHDSGDRIEAMSVFSTASRVLVRGIADAVEAPLVLRDAHGEVAFSALPFSYEYAAREVFGDESISAPAEVVAAQIAAARGQVPDGARWVVVAHAFVAGGAVGETERALTRVGGIETVPSDVFDGADYVALGHLHKPQEVGASHIRYSGAPLAFGFDEVGNEKSMTVVDIKAEGVEIRIVPFRPIRQVRSLTGAFSDLLEGTPSDDFIQAILTDENPLIDPMKRLRATYPNACHLAYARQERAAETKALGSGRAAVTPIEMIGDFVKVVRGREPNATEVAIVAEKLHAVASGEEQT; from the coding sequence ATGGGGTTGAGCCTCGAGGAGGATCATGAGGTCATCCTGGGTCAGATCCTTGAAACGCTCGTGGCCGATCGGGTCGATGTTCTTGTCATCGCCGGGGACGTTTTTGACCGTGCCTCGCCGCCCAATTCGTCGATCCGGCAGTTCAATCGCTTCCTCAAACGCGTGGCAGAGGAGACCGAAGCCGCTGTGGTTATGATCTCTGGAAACCACGATTCTGGCGACCGGATCGAGGCAATGTCTGTCTTTTCCACCGCGTCTCGTGTGCTGGTGCGCGGGATTGCCGATGCGGTGGAAGCGCCGCTGGTGCTGCGTGACGCGCATGGCGAGGTCGCCTTTTCCGCACTGCCTTTTTCCTATGAATACGCCGCACGCGAGGTGTTCGGGGATGAAAGCATTAGTGCGCCGGCGGAGGTAGTTGCCGCCCAGATCGCTGCGGCGAGGGGGCAGGTGCCTGATGGGGCGCGTTGGGTCGTCGTGGCCCATGCTTTCGTCGCGGGGGGTGCGGTCGGCGAGACCGAGCGCGCCCTGACGCGAGTCGGGGGCATCGAAACTGTTCCCTCCGATGTCTTCGATGGGGCGGACTATGTTGCACTGGGGCATTTGCACAAGCCGCAGGAAGTGGGCGCGAGCCATATTCGTTACTCCGGCGCACCGCTCGCTTTCGGTTTCGACGAGGTGGGAAACGAAAAATCCATGACTGTCGTCGATATTAAAGCTGAAGGGGTCGAGATTCGCATCGTACCGTTCCGACCGATCAGGCAGGTTCGCTCGCTTACCGGGGCATTCTCGGATCTTCTGGAAGGAACGCCGTCTGATGACTTCATCCAGGCTATCCTGACGGATGAAAACCCTCTGATCGATCCGATGAAGCGGTTACGCGCGACCTATCCCAATGCTTGCCATCTGGCCTATGCCCGGCAGGAGCGCGCGGCAGAGACCAAGGCGCTCGGCAGCGGGCGGGCCGCGGTCACGCCGATCGAGATGATTGGCGACTTCGTGAAGGTTGTGCGCGGCCGGGAACCAAACGCCACCGAAGTCGCGATCGTCGCGGAAAAGCTCCACGCAGTAGCCTCCGGGGAGGAGCAGACATGA